Below is a genomic region from bacterium.
GATAATGGTCGTACTGTCGCATGTGATATCGATACCCAACACTTCAAAGATATCCTCCGGGATCTCCACCCCGGAGAAAACGTATGTATCCTTCTTGGAGAAGAACGACATTACTCTGCCACCTGTTATCACTCAGTTGATGATCGTGAAGGAACTGCAACGTTACGTGCAACCTACTGAACATGCGCGCTTTACGCTTGGGTCTGTGAGGCATTTCCAATGAAACGCTCAAGCTCGATGGAAATACCGCATAATGACAGCATGCAGTGTGATCACGAGATTGCCAGCGCGCCGACTGCGGCCTTCGCCTTTTCGACTTCCTCTTCTGACATCACGCCTTCAAGTTTGATATCAAATTCAATACGGTTGTGACCAGTCTGATCCTCTGCATACACATGCAGTTTACCATTGGCATCAATTGTAAACTGCACTAGGACTGGTGCCCCCTGCTGTAAACTAGGAGGAATCGGCAGTTCTCCCGTATCGGGATTAAGTTGTTTCCACCCAGAGATATTGCGCTCATCGGTGATATCAGCCTGGTTCTCCATGACTTTTATTTCGGCGAATTGCTGGTTTGCACTCACGGTTCGGAACTGTTGAGTCGTTTCACACGGGAACTCGGTCTGATCTGGAAGCATAACGGCAATGATGTCACTGCAATCATCGTCAACTGCCTGGATACCGATGCTATGCGAGAGTACATTCACGATACTCGTTGCCAATTCCCTCGCTGCAACGCCAGAGGAAAGTCCAAAGATTTTCGCAGCCTGATGGACTGCCTGTTCCTTTTCGGCCTCAGTCGCTGTATTAACATCAATCCCTTGTGCTTTAAAGTATTTTTCAACTTCCTCGCCCAAGGCGATTTTTCGCGCCACAAGCGCGGCACCTTTTGCAACGGCTTCATCTGGATCATACAATTTAGGTTCTGTTCCGAATTCCTCCTGCACAGCTTTTCCGATTTGTGGCATGCGTGTCGAACCACCCACCAGCAGTATCACATCAATTCCGGCAAGGTTTTTCTCGTTCTTCGCCCGCGCAACAAGATCCCTTGAAAGCTGGATTGTCCGTTGACACAGCATTGAAGTCAGCTCATCAAATAACTCGCGAGTTACTTCAACCTTCATGCGCTCGCCACAACTCACCATGATATTTGTGGAAGTGCGATTGGTGAGAGCTTTTTTCGCCTCTTCACAGCGTATCCACAGGTCTTGGTACGCCTCTTTGTTTTCATCTTCACATAAATCGATACCATGCTCGGTTCTAAACTGATCGGTAACATAATCGACAAGGGATTGGTCCCAACGCCGTCCGCCCAATTCTGCATCCCCTCCAGTCATAACAACGCGAATGTTGTTATCGACAATCTGGATGATGGTAACATCAAATGTACCACCCCCCAGGTCGAAGACCATGACCGTCTGGTTATTGTTATCCGATTCAACGCCGTAACTGATCGCGGCAGCAGTAGGCTCTTTGAGAATGTTGAGAACATTGAGGCCGGCGATCAGCCCTGCTTTACGTGTTGCATCGATTTGACTGTCACTGAAGTACGCAGGCACAGTGATTACGACATCTTCAACCGGCATACTCAGATCGGCTCTGGCGTACTGTGCGATCTTCTTCAGAATGAGAGACGAGACATATTCAGGGGTATAGGTTGTGCCATCTATCTCCTTGGGTGCATAATCAGGTTTACCCATGAATCGCTTGATCTCTGAAAATGTCCGCTCTGACTCTAGCACCGAATTCCGCTTGGCCTCTATACCAACGACGACATTGCCGCTCCCTTCGACATAGACGACAGATGGTAACACCGACATACCATCGTCCAGTATGTTCTTGAGAATGACTGGAATGCCATGTTCGTCGACATAGGCTATCGCTGAGTATGTCGTTCCAAGATCAATGCCGAAAACCCGTTTTGCCTCACTCATCTGTCCTTACCTCCTCGATAGGTTGCTCATCGCTAACCTGATTATCTACAGGAATCACCTGTAGTGACGTATCATACTTATATGCGACTACCTGCTCGGGACGCATAAGGCGTCCGTTCTGCCGATACCCTGGCTTCACCCGACGAGCAATGGATCGGTTGAGGGTCTCATCTCCCACCGGTTCAGTTTTTACGACCTTCTGCAGGGAAGGTTCAAATATGTCGTTATCCGAAGAAAACTGCTCGACGCCATATCGGTTGAGTGCGTCAATCAACTCGTCGTATAAGAATGAAAGATCGCCTTTAGACACGTTATCCTGGCTGATAATTTCTTCGAAGTGATCTGCCCAGCCTATTAGCTGGCGGAACAAAGGCTCCATCGCTTTTTGAAGGAAATTCTCTTTATAATCTAACATCTCTCGATGAAGCTTCTCAAAGTTTAAACGTTGTAGACTTTGGTCTGCTATCTCGCGCTGAAAGGCAGTCTTCAAACCAGTAACTTCAGTAGTAACTTCTTGTAGTCCTAAAGAAATACTCTCAATTGCTGTAGATTGCTGTGTGAATATTTCCAGAGCTGGGCATTGTGATGGAATGGTGGAGGGCGCTGATAGCGGAGACTCGGAAGGGGATAAAGTATCTACAACCTTTTCCGTTTCGCACTCAATTGTCCCGATTGTTGAATCGTCTCCAGAAAAAGTGGGTTGCGCTACTGGAGGTAGAAGGACCTCACCAACTGGTGCCGAGAACAGTGTAGGAACTGCCTGGGTAGCAGATACATGCGTATTTGGTTGTTGATCGTTACCCAGATCAGGCGGTAGAGTTGGAACTTCGTAAAGTACGTCTTGTCGCTTCAACTCTGGAGCCTTTGGGATAGCTTGTGCGAATACAGATTCTGGTCTTTCATCGTTTGCCATGTTTAGACCTCCTCTAAATTGATCCTGAATATATTCAAACATAAAAGGAGTGCGTACCTATTCGGTAAACTCCGTGTCAGTTATTACTGTGTTTATAGTAATACCTTTCTTAACACACGTCAATAGCAAAGTCTGTTTCTGTAGCAAAGCCTGTTTCCTTCAAACAATTATTTTTTATACAAAAAAGCGTTCGTGCAGTATACCAATAAACTTACATCTGCAGGTAATTATAGCCACTCCAGGGTAGCGATAGGGATTACCGCGATTTTGCAGAGACTCCAGACGTTGGGCAACAG
It encodes:
- a CDS encoding Hsp70 family protein, encoding MSEAKRVFGIDLGTTYSAIAYVDEHGIPVILKNILDDGMSVLPSVVYVEGSGNVVVGIEAKRNSVLESERTFSEIKRFMGKPDYAPKEIDGTTYTPEYVSSLILKKIAQYARADLSMPVEDVVITVPAYFSDSQIDATRKAGLIAGLNVLNILKEPTAAAISYGVESDNNNQTVMVFDLGGGTFDVTIIQIVDNNIRVVMTGGDAELGGRRWDQSLVDYVTDQFRTEHGIDLCEDENKEAYQDLWIRCEEAKKALTNRTSTNIMVSCGERMKVEVTRELFDELTSMLCQRTIQLSRDLVARAKNEKNLAGIDVILLVGGSTRMPQIGKAVQEEFGTEPKLYDPDEAVAKGAALVARKIALGEEVEKYFKAQGIDVNTATEAEKEQAVHQAAKIFGLSSGVAARELATSIVNVLSHSIGIQAVDDDCSDIIAVMLPDQTEFPCETTQQFRTVSANQQFAEIKVMENQADITDERNISGWKQLNPDTGELPIPPSLQQGAPVLVQFTIDANGKLHVYAEDQTGHNRIEFDIKLEGVMSEEEVEKAKAAVGALAIS
- the grpE gene encoding nucleotide exchange factor GrpE — protein: MANDERPESVFAQAIPKAPELKRQDVLYEVPTLPPDLGNDQQPNTHVSATQAVPTLFSAPVGEVLLPPVAQPTFSGDDSTIGTIECETEKVVDTLSPSESPLSAPSTIPSQCPALEIFTQQSTAIESISLGLQEVTTEVTGLKTAFQREIADQSLQRLNFEKLHREMLDYKENFLQKAMEPLFRQLIGWADHFEEIISQDNVSKGDLSFLYDELIDALNRYGVEQFSSDNDIFEPSLQKVVKTEPVGDETLNRSIARRVKPGYRQNGRLMRPEQVVAYKYDTSLQVIPVDNQVSDEQPIEEVRTDE